One genomic window of Quadrisphaera setariae includes the following:
- a CDS encoding winged helix-turn-helix transcriptional regulator, with the protein MSDLASALEVLGPRWALLVVEQLLDGPQRYGDLQRALGAGTNMLATRLRELEEAGVVVRLPLHHNTRAYALTERGMALREAIDALRRWAAGGA; encoded by the coding sequence GTGAGCGACCTCGCCTCAGCCCTGGAGGTCCTCGGCCCCCGGTGGGCGCTGCTCGTCGTGGAACAGCTGCTCGACGGGCCGCAGCGGTACGGCGATCTGCAGCGCGCCCTGGGGGCAGGCACCAACATGCTCGCGACGCGTCTGCGGGAGCTCGAAGAAGCCGGCGTCGTGGTCCGGCTGCCACTGCACCACAACACCCGGGCCTACGCGCTGACCGAACGCGGCATGGCGTTGCGCGAGGCCATCGACGCGCTCAGACGCTGGGCAGCGGGAGGCGCTTGA